In Streptomyces qaidamensis, one DNA window encodes the following:
- a CDS encoding urease subunit alpha, giving the protein MPEISRAAYADLFGPTTGDRIRLADTDLLVEIEEDRSGGPGRAGDEAVFGGGKVIRESMGQARATRAEGTPDTVITGAVIIDHWGIVKADVGIRDGRITGIGKAGNPDTMDGVHPDLVIGPETEIIAGNGRILTAGAIDAHVHFICPQIADEALSSGITTLVGGGTGPAEGSKATTVTPGPWHLARMLEAMEAHPLNIGLLGKGNTVSHEAMLSQIRGGALGLKLHEDWGSTPAVIDASLTVAEQTGIQVAIHTDTLNEAGFVGDTLAAIAGRGIHAYHTEGAGGGHAPDIMTVVSESYVLPSSTNPTRPFTVNTAEEHLDMLMVCHHLNPAVPEDLAFAESRIRPSTIGAEDVLHDLGAISIISSDSQAMGRVGEVVMRTWQTAHVMKRRRGALPGDGRADNHRVRRYVAKYTINPALAQGLAREIGSVESGKLADLVLWEPAFFGVKPQLVIKGGQIAYAQMGDANASIPTPQPILPRPMYGAIGRAPASNSLNFVAPLAVEHGLPERLGLGKRFVAIESTRGVTKADMRENDARPEVRVDPDSFAVHIDGELVEAEPAAELPMAQRYFLF; this is encoded by the coding sequence ATGCCTGAGATCTCGCGTGCCGCCTACGCCGACCTGTTCGGCCCGACCACCGGCGACCGGATCCGCCTCGCCGACACCGACCTGCTGGTCGAGATCGAGGAGGACCGCTCCGGCGGCCCGGGACGCGCCGGCGACGAGGCCGTGTTCGGCGGCGGCAAGGTCATCCGCGAATCCATGGGCCAGGCCCGTGCCACGCGCGCGGAAGGCACCCCCGACACCGTCATCACCGGCGCGGTGATCATCGACCACTGGGGAATCGTCAAGGCCGACGTCGGCATCCGCGACGGCCGGATCACCGGCATCGGCAAAGCCGGTAACCCCGACACCATGGACGGCGTCCACCCGGACCTGGTCATCGGCCCCGAGACCGAGATCATCGCGGGCAACGGGCGGATTCTCACGGCCGGCGCGATCGACGCGCACGTCCACTTCATCTGCCCGCAGATCGCCGACGAGGCCCTGTCCTCCGGCATCACGACACTCGTCGGCGGCGGAACGGGCCCCGCGGAGGGCTCCAAGGCCACCACCGTGACCCCCGGCCCCTGGCATCTCGCGCGGATGCTGGAGGCGATGGAGGCCCACCCCCTCAACATCGGGCTGCTCGGCAAGGGCAACACCGTCTCCCACGAGGCGATGCTGTCCCAGATCCGCGGCGGCGCCCTCGGCCTGAAGCTGCACGAGGACTGGGGATCGACCCCGGCCGTCATCGACGCCTCGCTGACCGTCGCCGAGCAGACGGGCATCCAGGTCGCCATCCACACCGACACCCTCAACGAGGCCGGGTTCGTCGGCGACACCCTCGCGGCGATCGCCGGGCGGGGCATCCACGCGTACCACACCGAGGGCGCGGGCGGCGGACACGCGCCGGACATCATGACCGTGGTCTCCGAGTCCTACGTGCTGCCCAGCTCCACGAACCCCACCCGGCCGTTCACCGTCAACACCGCCGAGGAACACCTCGACATGCTGATGGTGTGCCACCACCTCAACCCGGCGGTGCCGGAGGACCTGGCCTTCGCCGAGTCCCGGATCCGGCCGTCCACGATCGGGGCGGAGGACGTGCTGCACGACCTCGGCGCGATCTCGATCATCTCCTCCGACTCCCAGGCCATGGGGCGCGTCGGCGAGGTCGTCATGCGCACCTGGCAGACCGCGCACGTGATGAAGCGACGACGGGGCGCGCTGCCCGGCGACGGACGCGCGGACAACCACCGTGTGCGTCGCTATGTCGCCAAGTACACGATCAATCCCGCCCTCGCCCAGGGCCTGGCCCGCGAGATCGGATCGGTCGAGAGCGGCAAGCTGGCCGACCTGGTCCTGTGGGAACCGGCGTTCTTCGGCGTCAAGCCGCAGCTCGTCATCAAGGGCGGGCAGATCGCCTACGCGCAGATGGGCGACGCGAACGCCTCGATCCCCACCCCGCAGCCGATCCTGCCGCGCCCGATGTACGGGGCGATCGGTCGGGCGCCGGCCTCCAACTCCCTCAACTTCGTCGCCCCACTGGCCGTCGAGCACGGGCTGCCGGAGCGGCTGGGGCTCGGGAAGCGGTTCGTGGCGATCGAGTCGACGCGCGGTGTGACCAAGGCCGACATGCGGGAGAACGACGCGCGGCCCGAGGTGCGGGTCGACCCCGACAGCTTCGCCGTGCACATCGACGGGGAGCTGGTCGAGGCGGAGCCGGCGGCCGAACTCCCCATGGCTCAGCGGTACTTCCTGTTCTGA
- a CDS encoding urease subunit beta has translation MIPGEILFADGPIAYNEGREAVRLTVLNAADRPVQVGSHYHFAEANPGLEFDRAAAHGRRLNVAAGTAVRFEPGIPVEVELVPLAGARVVPGLRGETGGALDA, from the coding sequence GTGATTCCCGGAGAGATCCTGTTCGCCGACGGGCCGATTGCCTACAACGAGGGCCGCGAGGCCGTCCGGCTCACCGTCCTCAACGCCGCCGACCGGCCCGTGCAGGTCGGCTCCCACTACCACTTCGCCGAGGCCAACCCCGGCTTGGAGTTCGACCGTGCCGCCGCGCACGGCAGGCGGCTGAACGTCGCCGCCGGCACGGCCGTGCGCTTCGAGCCCGGGATCCCCGTCGAGGTCGAACTCGTTCCGCTGGCCGGTGCCCGCGTGGTGCCCGGTCTGCGCGGGGAGACCGGAGGTGCCCTCGATGCCTGA
- a CDS encoding urease subunit gamma: MQLTPHEQERLLIHVAADVAEKRRARGLKLNHPEAVALITSHILEGARDGRTVAELMSSGRKILTRDDVMEGIPEMIHDVQVEATFPDGTKLVTVHEPIV; encoded by the coding sequence GTGCAACTGACCCCGCACGAGCAAGAACGACTGCTGATCCACGTGGCGGCCGACGTGGCCGAGAAGCGCCGCGCCCGGGGACTGAAGCTCAACCACCCCGAGGCGGTCGCGCTCATCACTTCGCACATCCTCGAAGGCGCGCGGGACGGCCGGACCGTCGCGGAGCTCATGTCCTCCGGACGCAAGATCCTGACCAGGGACGACGTCATGGAAGGCATCCCGGAGATGATCCACGACGTCCAGGTCGAGGCCACCTTCCCCGACGGCACCAAGCTCGTCACCGTCCATGAGCCGATCGTCTGA
- a CDS encoding TetR/AcrR family transcriptional regulator: MARVSQEHLDARRRQILDGAALCFARNGFHATSMQDVLKEADLSAGAVYRYFSGKEELIGAIVAEVLGSVREAFEEAARQSPPSPPDQLVASVLGRTLAARESLIVDGRPAFPRLVIQVWTETLRNEELALILREGYGSVRAAWGEIVEGYQRAGMMRADVTPDHVARTMIACVLGFIAQQSLFGPAPVEVLQDGLRALTTMRAEDTATGGSQLG, translated from the coding sequence ATGGCTCGCGTGTCCCAGGAACATCTCGACGCCCGCCGCCGCCAGATCCTCGACGGCGCCGCGCTGTGCTTCGCCCGCAACGGCTTCCACGCCACGTCCATGCAGGACGTGCTGAAGGAGGCCGACCTCTCGGCGGGTGCGGTGTACCGCTACTTCAGCGGCAAGGAGGAGCTGATCGGCGCGATCGTCGCCGAGGTGCTCGGCTCGGTCCGCGAGGCCTTCGAGGAGGCGGCGCGGCAGAGTCCGCCCTCGCCGCCGGACCAACTCGTCGCCTCCGTCCTCGGCAGGACGCTGGCCGCTCGTGAGTCCCTGATCGTCGACGGCCGCCCCGCCTTTCCGCGGCTCGTCATCCAGGTGTGGACGGAGACCCTGCGCAACGAAGAGCTGGCGCTCATCCTGCGGGAGGGCTACGGCTCGGTCCGCGCTGCCTGGGGGGAGATCGTCGAGGGCTACCAGCGGGCCGGGATGATGCGCGCCGACGTGACTCCGGACCATGTGGCCCGCACGATGATCGCCTGCGTCCTCGGCTTCATCGCCCAGCAGTCCCTGTTCGGACCGGCACCTGTCGAGGTCCTCCAGGACGGTCTGCGGGCGCTGACCACCATGCGGGCCGAGGACACCGCTACCGGTGGATCACAGCTCGGTTAA
- a CDS encoding ABC transporter permease: protein MPSHNRRVIAVVVLVPVLAALALWAFAWPASRIAPRDLPLGVAGPPAAAAQVERRLELHEGAFEIHRYADEAAARDAIKDRSVYGAVVVTRQGPELLTASAAGPAVAQFLQQAAGQAAAGGAQVRTVDVVPTPASDPRGAALSAAVLPLALAGIAAGAVVTLLGLRGVRAALTLLGASALVGAAAAGIAHSWLGALGGDWWAEAGVLALSTLAVGGAVAGLAALIGPAGTGIGAAVVMLIGNPFSGATSAPQMLPEPAGAIGQWLPPGAGTTLLRSVSHFDGAAATGPALTLTWWAALGLGAVLLGSSLRARKAGAEPAADRRELSAVG from the coding sequence ATGCCTTCCCACAACCGCCGTGTGATCGCGGTCGTCGTCCTCGTGCCCGTCCTGGCTGCCCTGGCCCTGTGGGCGTTCGCCTGGCCGGCCTCCCGTATCGCGCCCCGCGACCTGCCGCTCGGCGTGGCCGGACCGCCGGCCGCGGCGGCCCAGGTCGAGAGGCGGCTGGAGCTGCACGAGGGCGCCTTCGAGATCCACCGCTACGCAGACGAGGCCGCCGCCCGGGACGCCATCAAGGACCGGAGCGTGTACGGCGCGGTCGTGGTCACGCGACAGGGGCCCGAACTGCTCACCGCGTCCGCGGCCGGACCGGCCGTCGCGCAGTTCCTCCAGCAGGCCGCAGGGCAGGCCGCCGCCGGGGGCGCACAGGTCAGGACGGTCGATGTCGTGCCGACCCCGGCCAGTGATCCGCGCGGCGCCGCGCTGAGCGCCGCCGTACTGCCGCTCGCCCTGGCCGGCATCGCGGCGGGCGCCGTGGTCACCCTGCTCGGGCTGCGCGGCGTCCGGGCCGCGCTCACACTGCTCGGCGCGTCCGCCCTGGTGGGCGCGGCCGCGGCCGGGATCGCGCACAGCTGGCTCGGGGCGCTCGGCGGCGACTGGTGGGCGGAAGCGGGGGTGCTCGCGCTGTCCACGCTGGCCGTCGGCGGCGCCGTCGCCGGACTCGCCGCCCTGATCGGCCCCGCCGGTACGGGCATCGGAGCCGCCGTGGTGATGCTGATCGGCAACCCCTTCTCCGGCGCCACCTCGGCCCCGCAGATGCTGCCGGAGCCGGCCGGGGCGATCGGCCAGTGGCTGCCGCCCGGCGCGGGGACGACCCTGCTGCGCTCGGTTTCGCACTTCGACGGCGCGGCGGCGACCGGACCTGCCCTGACCCTGACCTGGTGGGCGGCACTGGGCCTGGGTGCCGTACTGCTCGGCAGCTCGCTCAGGGCACGGAAGGCGGGTGCCGAACCCGCGGCCGACCGCCGTGAGCTCTCGGCCGTCGGCTGA
- a CDS encoding type II toxin-antitoxin system Phd/YefM family antitoxin, which translates to MAYEIPVTQARAELADLINRVVYGGERVVVTRHGKPLVALVSADDLRRLEEIQELAESAEEQVISAVSTVREVASAPGEPQRFGIAAEHRRAGPA; encoded by the coding sequence ATGGCCTACGAGATTCCGGTGACGCAAGCCAGGGCTGAGCTCGCCGACCTGATCAACCGCGTGGTGTACGGCGGCGAACGCGTCGTCGTCACCCGGCACGGCAAGCCCCTCGTCGCCCTCGTCTCGGCCGATGACCTGCGGCGACTCGAAGAGATCCAGGAGCTCGCGGAGTCCGCGGAGGAGCAGGTGATCAGCGCCGTCTCCACGGTCCGCGAGGTCGCGTCCGCTCCTGGCGAACCCCAGCGGTTCGGCATCGCGGCGGAGCACCGCAGGGCCGGCCCGGCTTAG
- a CDS encoding ATP-dependent Clp protease proteolytic subunit, whose amino-acid sequence MTRPSARYALPEFTERTGWGQRTMDPYSKLLEERIVFLGAPVDETSANDVMAQFMYLEHQAPERDISLYINSPGGSFHAMTAIHDTMRYVSCDVETICLGQAGAASSVLLAAGTPGKRFALPDARLVIHQPALPEPVRGQASDLAIQADELTRIRSRMEELLALHTGRTREQVSTDIERDKILTAQEAVEYGLVDGIIPSRKATLAPPTGR is encoded by the coding sequence ATGACCCGACCGTCCGCCCGCTATGCGCTGCCCGAGTTCACCGAACGCACGGGGTGGGGGCAACGGACGATGGATCCGTACTCGAAGCTTCTGGAGGAGCGGATCGTCTTCCTCGGGGCACCCGTGGACGAGACCTCGGCGAACGACGTCATGGCCCAGTTCATGTACCTGGAGCACCAGGCCCCGGAGCGGGACATCTCGCTCTACATCAACTCCCCCGGCGGCAGCTTCCACGCGATGACGGCGATCCACGACACGATGCGGTACGTCTCCTGCGACGTGGAGACGATCTGCCTGGGCCAGGCCGGTGCCGCCTCCTCGGTGCTGCTGGCGGCGGGCACGCCCGGCAAGCGATTCGCCCTGCCCGACGCCCGTCTGGTGATCCATCAGCCCGCGCTGCCCGAGCCGGTCCGGGGGCAGGCCAGTGATCTGGCGATCCAGGCCGACGAATTGACGCGCATCCGGAGCCGGATGGAGGAGCTGCTCGCGCTGCACACGGGCCGCACCCGGGAGCAGGTGAGCACGGACATCGAGCGGGACAAGATCCTCACCGCCCAGGAAGCGGTGGAATACGGCCTGGTGGACGGAATCATCCCCAGCCGCAAGGCCACCCTCGCCCCGCCGACCGGACGGTGA
- a CDS encoding C40 family peptidase, producing the protein MTALNRVPSLMARAGTASALTIAAVGGSIVAPGFASDAAAATPATKALQIAASKKGSPYKYGAIGPHRFDCSGLTLYSFKKAGKKLPRTAAQQYNKTRHISAKNRKAGDLVFFHSGSNVYHVGIYAGKNKLWHSPKSGDVVRLQKIWTKSVWYGRVK; encoded by the coding sequence ATGACTGCGCTCAATCGTGTCCCGTCGCTCATGGCCCGGGCCGGCACGGCCTCGGCGCTCACCATCGCCGCCGTCGGCGGTTCGATAGTGGCGCCCGGCTTCGCCTCCGACGCCGCGGCTGCCACACCTGCGACCAAGGCACTCCAGATCGCGGCTTCCAAGAAGGGATCGCCCTACAAGTACGGGGCCATCGGTCCGCACCGGTTCGACTGCTCCGGGCTCACGCTCTACTCGTTCAAGAAGGCCGGCAAGAAGCTTCCCCGCACGGCTGCCCAGCAGTACAACAAGACGCGCCACATCTCCGCCAAGAACCGCAAGGCGGGAGACCTGGTGTTCTTCCACTCGGGCAGCAACGTGTACCACGTCGGTATCTACGCGGGTAAGAACAAGCTCTGGCACTCCCCGAAGAGCGGTGACGTGGTGCGGCTGCAGAAGATCTGGACCAAGAGCGTCTGGTACGGGCGCGTGAAGTGA
- a CDS encoding DUF6328 family protein: protein MAEHRPCTARNETPLQRADRNFVELLQELRVTQTGVQILFAFLLSLAFTARFEDLDTVQRVTYVATLLAVLAAALFTAPAALHRSLFQQGAKPRIVQVSSRLATTGLSVLVFAFSGSVLLVVDVTTGRAGGIAAGAATFLVCVGLWGLLPRLVRRAGLREEADGTGERAEEEPDQGDVRVPAPLRHTVRQPSGLRGAAAHREASARHR, encoded by the coding sequence ATGGCCGAGCACCGTCCCTGCACCGCGCGCAACGAGACTCCGCTGCAACGCGCCGACCGCAACTTCGTGGAGCTGCTCCAGGAACTCCGCGTCACCCAGACGGGCGTACAGATCCTCTTCGCCTTCCTGCTGTCGCTGGCCTTCACGGCGCGTTTCGAGGACCTCGACACGGTCCAGCGCGTCACCTACGTCGCCACCCTGCTGGCGGTCCTGGCAGCCGCGCTCTTCACCGCGCCGGCCGCTCTGCACCGCTCCCTCTTCCAGCAGGGCGCCAAGCCCCGCATCGTGCAGGTCTCCTCGCGCCTGGCCACCACCGGCCTGAGCGTGCTGGTGTTCGCGTTCAGCGGTTCCGTGCTGCTGGTGGTCGACGTGACCACGGGCCGGGCCGGCGGTATCGCCGCGGGCGCCGCGACGTTCCTGGTCTGTGTCGGCCTGTGGGGGCTGCTCCCGCGGCTGGTGCGGCGAGCGGGGCTGCGCGAGGAGGCGGACGGTACCGGGGAGCGCGCCGAGGAAGAACCGGACCAGGGCGATGTCAGGGTCCCCGCACCGCTGCGGCACACCGTCAGGCAGCCGTCAGGGCTTCGAGGGGCGGCAGCGCACCGGGAGGCGTCGGCACGGCACCGGTGA
- a CDS encoding ATP-binding protein gives MADHLEASVTLPSDPASVSAARAYVVGTLAEWGLPADTEVSDTVRLIISELATNAIQHTFGQSPTFTVDVELDRDEHLRIGVTDSHPRFPRRLPAAVQQDNGRGLVIIRWLTAECGGRLRIRPTREGGKTISIELPWAVPAQPVTTAVQQEP, from the coding sequence ATGGCAGACCATTTGGAAGCATCCGTCACTCTGCCGAGCGATCCGGCCTCGGTCTCCGCAGCGCGTGCCTACGTGGTGGGCACGCTGGCGGAGTGGGGCCTGCCGGCGGACACGGAAGTGTCCGACACCGTCCGGCTCATCATCTCGGAACTCGCCACCAACGCCATCCAGCACACCTTCGGCCAGTCGCCCACGTTCACCGTGGACGTCGAGCTCGACCGCGACGAGCACCTGCGCATCGGTGTCACGGACAGCCATCCGCGCTTCCCCAGACGCCTGCCCGCCGCCGTTCAGCAGGACAACGGCCGCGGTCTGGTCATCATCCGCTGGCTGACCGCGGAATGCGGTGGCCGGCTCCGCATCCGCCCCACCCGTGAGGGCGGCAAGACCATCTCGATCGAACTCCCGTGGGCCGTCCCGGCGCAGCCGGTGACGACTGCGGTGCAGCAGGAGCCGTAG
- a CDS encoding helix-turn-helix domain-containing protein, with protein sequence MQHGPAVRRRKLGAELRALRTSAKLTSGEAARLVGWHQSKVSRIETGTSGVKPADVRLLLDAYDVADSQLRELLMALAGSDDSGGRHHWWHAYRGVLPPTYRDFISLESQAGAMRTLETTVVPGLLQTREYARAVTRAAVEGLPEDRLDTLVEVRLARQDVLRADPPLRLSAVLDEAVLRREVGGPGVMARQLERLVEAARLPQVRLQVLPFAAGAHIGVTGPFVILSFSSTSDLDVVVLDHLTSSLYLERKEDLQAYTEAFNALQIHALSPEDSLDFIAGTAAGA encoded by the coding sequence ATGCAGCACGGTCCCGCGGTGCGCCGCCGGAAACTGGGCGCCGAACTGCGTGCGCTGCGCACCTCTGCGAAGCTCACGAGCGGTGAGGCGGCCCGGCTGGTGGGCTGGCACCAGTCCAAGGTCAGCCGGATCGAGACGGGCACGAGCGGGGTGAAACCGGCCGACGTACGGTTACTTCTCGACGCCTACGATGTGGCGGACTCCCAACTCCGCGAACTGCTCATGGCGTTGGCGGGCTCCGACGACAGCGGCGGTCGGCACCACTGGTGGCACGCCTACCGCGGGGTACTGCCGCCGACCTACCGCGACTTCATCAGCCTGGAGTCCCAGGCCGGCGCGATGCGCACGCTGGAGACCACGGTCGTCCCCGGCCTGCTCCAGACGCGCGAGTACGCGCGTGCGGTGACGAGGGCCGCGGTGGAGGGGCTCCCGGAGGACCGGCTCGACACTCTGGTCGAAGTGCGGCTGGCCCGGCAGGACGTGCTGCGCGCCGATCCTCCGCTGAGACTCAGCGCCGTCCTGGACGAGGCCGTGCTGCGAAGGGAGGTGGGCGGGCCGGGGGTCATGGCCCGCCAGCTGGAACGGCTGGTGGAGGCGGCCCGGCTGCCCCAAGTGCGCCTCCAGGTGCTGCCGTTCGCCGCCGGGGCGCACATCGGTGTCACCGGCCCTTTCGTAATCTTGTCATTTTCGAGCACTTCTGATCTGGATGTGGTTGTTCTCGACCACTTGACGAGTAGCCTCTACCTCGAACGGAAAGAAGACCTCCAGGCCTACACGGAGGCCTTCAACGCCCTTCAGATCCACGCCCTTTCGCCCGAGGACTCGTTGGATTTCATCGCCGGGACAGCCGCCGGCGCGTAA
- a CDS encoding DUF397 domain-containing protein, producing MRALPRHVPSSTELHGVRWLRSSYSTGANNCVETACPDAPPWAGLLAVRDSKTPAGPALLFSPGSWAAFAAGVDRM from the coding sequence ATGCGTGCACTGCCTCGTCACGTCCCCTCAAGCACCGAACTGCACGGTGTGCGGTGGTTGCGCAGCAGCTACAGCACCGGCGCGAACAACTGCGTCGAGACCGCGTGTCCGGACGCCCCGCCCTGGGCCGGACTGCTCGCCGTGCGCGACTCCAAGACCCCGGCCGGACCCGCGCTGCTCTTCTCCCCGGGGAGCTGGGCTGCGTTCGCGGCCGGGGTGGACCGCATGTAA
- a CDS encoding 8-amino-7-oxononanoate synthase, translated as MAFGWIDEQAELRGRAGLLRTLRPRPADSPLLDLASNDYLGLTRHPEVTEGAARAARTWGGGATGSRLVTGTTELHAELERELADFCGFEAALVFSSGYAANLAAVTALAPHGSLVVSDAGNHASLIDGCRLARGTTQVVAHAEPDAVRKALAGHEGTAIAVSDTVFSVDGDAAPLTALAEACREYGAGLIVDDAHGLGVLGDGGRGAPHAAGITGAGDVVATVTLSKSLGSQGGAVLGPARVVDHLVNAARTFIFDTGLAPAAAGAALSALRLLRREPERAARARAVAGELHARLTAAGLEAVRPDAAVVSVRAPSPEDAVNWAARCRAAGLAVGCFRPPSVPDGISRLRLTARADLTGQQIERAVRLIGETRP; from the coding sequence ATGGCGTTCGGCTGGATCGACGAGCAGGCGGAGCTGCGCGGCCGCGCCGGACTGCTGCGGACTCTGCGCCCCCGTCCGGCCGATTCGCCGCTCCTGGACCTGGCGAGCAACGACTACCTCGGGCTGACCCGCCATCCCGAGGTCACCGAGGGCGCGGCCCGGGCCGCGCGAACCTGGGGCGGCGGCGCGACCGGCTCCCGGCTCGTCACCGGCACCACCGAACTGCACGCCGAACTCGAGCGGGAACTGGCCGATTTCTGCGGCTTCGAGGCGGCTCTCGTCTTCTCCTCCGGCTACGCCGCCAACCTCGCCGCGGTCACCGCGCTGGCCCCGCACGGCTCCCTGGTCGTCTCCGACGCGGGCAACCACGCCTCGCTCATCGACGGCTGCCGGCTGGCCCGCGGCACCACCCAGGTGGTGGCGCACGCCGAGCCGGACGCCGTGCGCAAGGCGCTGGCCGGCCACGAGGGCACGGCGATCGCCGTGTCCGACACGGTCTTCTCGGTCGACGGCGACGCGGCCCCCCTCACCGCGCTGGCCGAGGCCTGCCGGGAGTACGGCGCCGGGCTGATCGTCGACGACGCCCACGGTCTGGGCGTCCTCGGCGACGGTGGCCGCGGCGCCCCGCACGCGGCGGGAATCACGGGTGCCGGCGACGTCGTCGCGACGGTCACGCTGTCCAAGTCGCTGGGCAGCCAGGGCGGAGCCGTCCTCGGCCCCGCCCGGGTCGTCGACCACCTGGTCAACGCAGCCCGGACGTTCATCTTCGACACGGGACTCGCCCCCGCGGCGGCGGGGGCGGCCCTGTCGGCCCTGCGGTTGCTGCGCCGCGAACCGGAACGGGCGGCACGGGCCCGCGCGGTGGCGGGCGAACTGCACGCACGCCTGACCGCCGCGGGTCTGGAAGCGGTGCGTCCGGACGCCGCGGTGGTCTCGGTGCGCGCGCCCTCTCCCGAGGACGCCGTGAACTGGGCGGCACGGTGCCGTGCGGCCGGGCTGGCCGTGGGGTGCTTCCGTCCTCCCTCCGTGCCCGACGGCATCTCCCGGCTCAGGCTGACCGCCCGCGCCGACCTGACCGGTCAGCAGATCGAACGCGCTGTACGGCTGATCGGCGAGACGCGGCCATGA
- the bioB gene encoding biotin synthase BioB — MDLLNTLVDKGLRRELPTRDEALAVLATSDDDLLDVVAAAGKVRRHWFGRRVKLNYLVNLKSGLCPEDCSYCSQRLGSTAGILKYTWLKPGQASDAAAAGVAGGAKRVCLVASGRGPTDRDVDRVSETIKTIKENNEGVEVCACLGLLSEGQAERLREAGADAYNHNLNTSEATYGEITTTHTYEDRVDTVQKAHAAGLSACSGLIAGMGETDEDLVDVVFSLRELDPDSVPVNFLIPFEGTPLGKEWNLTPQRCLRILAMTRFVCPDVEVRIAGGREVHLRTMQPLALHLANSVFLGDYLTSEGQAGKADLEMIADAGFEVEGTDQVTLPEHRASGGCGEGGGCGSQESGGVCGSAGTAAPPRADEARTDLVAVRRRGAGTDLAPNA; from the coding sequence ATGGACCTGCTGAACACGCTGGTGGACAAGGGGCTTCGGCGCGAGCTGCCGACCCGCGACGAGGCACTGGCCGTCCTCGCGACGTCCGACGACGACCTGCTCGATGTGGTGGCCGCGGCCGGAAAGGTGCGCCGGCACTGGTTCGGCCGGCGGGTGAAACTGAACTATCTCGTCAACCTGAAGTCCGGCCTGTGCCCCGAGGACTGCTCGTACTGTTCGCAGCGGCTCGGCTCGACGGCCGGGATCCTGAAGTACACCTGGCTGAAGCCCGGCCAGGCGTCCGACGCGGCGGCGGCCGGTGTGGCCGGAGGGGCCAAGCGGGTGTGTCTGGTGGCCAGCGGCCGCGGCCCGACCGACCGGGACGTGGACCGGGTTTCCGAGACGATCAAGACGATCAAGGAGAACAACGAGGGCGTGGAGGTCTGCGCCTGCCTCGGACTGCTCTCCGAGGGACAGGCGGAGCGGCTGCGTGAGGCGGGCGCCGACGCCTACAACCACAACCTCAACACGTCCGAGGCGACGTACGGGGAGATCACCACCACGCACACCTACGAGGACCGCGTCGACACCGTGCAGAAGGCGCACGCGGCCGGTCTGTCCGCCTGCTCCGGGCTGATCGCCGGCATGGGCGAGACGGACGAGGACCTGGTCGACGTCGTCTTCTCGCTGCGTGAGCTGGACCCGGACTCGGTTCCGGTCAACTTCCTGATCCCGTTCGAGGGCACCCCGCTCGGCAAGGAGTGGAACCTGACCCCGCAGCGGTGTCTCAGGATCCTGGCCATGACGCGGTTCGTCTGCCCCGACGTCGAGGTGCGGATCGCCGGCGGACGCGAGGTCCATCTGCGCACGATGCAGCCGCTCGCCCTGCACCTGGCCAACTCGGTCTTCCTCGGCGACTACCTCACCAGCGAGGGCCAGGCCGGCAAGGCCGACCTGGAGATGATCGCGGACGCCGGGTTCGAGGTGGAGGGCACCGACCAGGTGACGCTGCCGGAGCACCGGGCGTCCGGGGGCTGCGGCGAGGGCGGCGGGTGCGGCTCGCAGGAGAGCGGCGGGGTCTGTGGTTCAGCAGGGACGGCGGCTCCTCCCCGGGCCGACGAAGCACGGACCGACCTGGTCGCCGTGCGCCGCCGGGGCGCCGGGACGGACCTCGCTCCCAATGCCTGA